Genomic segment of Truepera radiovictrix DSM 17093:
TGGAGCACCCCGAGACGGGGGAGCGCCCCTACGCCGTGGCGCAGCTCCGGCAGGAGGACGCGCGCGGTCAGATGTGGAGCCTTGTAGGGTTTCAGACCGGCCTCAAGTGGGGCGACCAGAAGGAGGTCGTGCGGCTTATCCCGGGGTTGCAGAACGCCGAGGTGGTGCGCTACGGCGTGATGCACCGCAACACCTACCTCAACGCCCCCAGGCTCCTGACGCCGCACCTGAACCTGCGCGCGCACCCGCGGCTCTTCGTCGCGGGGGTCTTGGCGGGCACCGAGGGGTACCTCGAGTCCTCGGCCACGGGCTGGCTCGCCGGGACAAACGCGGCGCGGCAGCTCCTGGGCCTAGCGCCCGTGCTGCCGCCGGAGACCAGCATGCTGGGCGGGTTGGTCCGCTACCTCGCGAGCGCGAACCCGGACAACTTTCAACCGATGAACGCCAACTGGAGCCTCGTGCCCGCCCTGCCCAAGGTGCGGGGCGAGGGGAAAAAAGAGCGGCGCGCCAGGGCCTTTCGGCGGGGGCTGGAGGCCTTCGAGGGGTGGCTTCAGGAGGTGACCACCCCACCCGTGCTAAGCTAGGGGTGTGGCAAAAGTCGTGCTCGAGGTTCCCGGTGCGCTCGCTGCAGAGGCGCGCCAACGGGGCTTACTTACCCCCGAAGCGCTTCGAAAGTGGCTCGCAGACATGCTCCGACAGCGCCGCATCGAGGACTTTTTTGCCGCCGCCAACCCGAGCGCACCATCCTCGAGCTGGCGCGCGCCTCGCGTCTGCACCTCTGCACGAGCCCGCCACTACTTGCCGAACTGCAAGGGGTCTTGGCGCGAGAGAAGTTCAGACCCTACCCGCTGAGCGCGAAAACCAACGCCTACGATGTAACGCTAGGCTACGCAGCGCTCGCCACGGTCTTTCAAACCCCCACAATCGCTCCTGTTGTCGCAGCCGACCCCGACGACGCCGTCCTCGCCTGTACAGAGGCTTCAAAAAGCGCTTACATCGCGTCAGGGGATCGTCATCTTTTGGCGCTAGGCCGCTATGACGGGGTGCCTATCGTCAACGCTCGAGCGTTTGTCGAAGCTGAACTTTAAGTTGCCGAGGGGTCACGTATCGCCACACCGCTTTAGCGGCTTGGGTGCTCCCAACGCAGCACCTGCCCTAAAATGAGGAGGCGCTCGTGTCAAACTGACGCTATGACACCGAGGATGAGGGGTTGACGTGAAGATCTTCGTAACCGGAGCCGCTGGGTTTATCGGCAGCCACCTCGCCGAAGCGCTCGCCAAGCGGGGCGACACCGTCATCGGCGTGGACAACTTTAACGACTACTACGACCCGGGGCGCAAACGGCGCAACGCGGCCGCCGTCACGGCGCACCCCGGGGTGACGCTTCTCGAGGCTGACATCCGCGACCGCGAGCGGATGTTCGCGCTCTTTGAAGAGCACGCCTTCGACGCGGTCGCGCACATCGCGGCGATGGCCGGCGTGCGCAACTCGGTCGCCAACCCGGCGCTCTATATGGACGTCAACCTGGTCGCGACGCAAGGGCTCATGGACGCGGCGCGCACCTTCGGGGTGCAGAACTTCGTCTTCGCCTCGACCTCGTCGATCTACGGCGACACCCCCGACATCCCCTTCCGCGAGTCCGACCCCTGCGTGCGGCCGCCGCAACCTTATGCCGCCGCGAAGCGCGCCGCCGAGCTCTTGGGCTACACCTATCACCAGCTCTACGGCCTGCCCTTTACCGCCACGCGCTTTTTCACCGTCTACGGGCCGCGGGGCCGCCCCGACATGATGCCGGGGCTGTTGGCCGAGAGCCTCTTTTACGGCCGCACCATCCCGCTCTATGAGGGCGACATGCGCCGCGACTGGACCTATGTGGACGACATCGTCGCGGGCGTGGTGCTGGCTCTCGACAAGCCGCTCGGTTACGAGATCCTAAATCTGGGCCGGGGGGCGCCGCAACCCTTGGCCGCGTTTATCCGCGAGATGGAGCGAGTCGCCGGCAGACGCGCGAAGCTCGAGCCTAAGCCCAAGCTCCCCGCCGACGTGTACGTCACCTACGCCGACATCTCCAAGGCGCGTAAGCTCCTGGGGTTCGAGCCCAAGGTCTCCATCCCCGAGGGGGTCGAGCGGTTCTGGAGGTGGTTCGAGGCGGAGCAGCGCGACCTCGTGGGCGCGTAGGGTGCCGACCTCCTCGTACATCCAGGGGGTGCGTGACAAGATCGGGCACGGCCTACCGCTCAACCCCGGCGTGGCGGCGCTTATCCGCGACGAGACGGGGTGCGTTCTTCTGCAAAAGCGGAGCGACGACGGCTCCTAGGAGGTGCCCGCAGGGGGTATCGACCGGGGGAAACGCCCACCCAAGCTGCCTTTCGGGAGGTGTTCGAGGAGACGGGCTTGCTGACCGTACCTACGCCCGTCGTCGCGGTGCTCGGCAGCCAAGCCAGAACTTACCCAGACGTCATCGAACCGACCACCATCCTCTTCGAGAGCACCGTGGTCGGTGGAACGCTTGAGTCCCACGACGGGTAGGTGCTAGCTTTTCGTCACGTGCCGCCAAACGAGATGCCAGAGAGCCGCTTTTTTCTTTGCCGAGGACTTTACCGGCGTCTACTTCGGTTGGGATGAACGCTGACGTGAAACGCTCGTCTAAGGGAAATAACGGTAGATGTCCTTGCGATGTAAAACGCGTCTAAAAACAACCGTCTCCCCTTCTAGTGTCAGACCCAGACGGTACTCGCCGAGTTTGATCCGGTAAGCGTCACGATACCCCGTGAGCTTTTTAAGGTTGGCTACCTCACCTAGGGTCCTGGCCTGTGGCACCGTCTCAAAAGCGAGGGTATGGATGCGGGAATAGGCATCCGTACCCTCGAGCTTTTTTAGGTCCTTGATAAAACTTCTCGCGTAGGCCGTCCTCATTCATCCTCGAGCGCCAGACGTGCTTGCTCAGGCCCGAGCAGGTCATCCCCTGCGGTTTCCCGGAGGGCACGTACAAGCCCTTCGTCCTCCAACGCTTCTAACAGCTTTTCATACTGCTCGATAGGCAAGAGGACATGCGTCTTGTGGCCCCGAGCGTCGTAGACAAACGCGGCAACTTCATTAAGGTCAAGCATGCTTTGAGTTTAACCGTGCTAGGGAGCGTGCACGCTGACCCCACCGCGCTACCGCACCGCCCCCGGGTCCTGCCCCTGCTGCACCACCCGCGTCCAGGCCTCGAGCCAGGCGTCTAGGTTGGCCGCCACCTCGTCGAAGGCGATTTCGGCCACGTGCTCGGGTTCGGGCAGACCGCCGTGCTCTCTAAACACCTCCGGCACCTCGGCGTCCTCGCTCACGGGGTAGACGAACATGTTTAGGGGGATGTCCTCTTGCACCTCGCGCGAGAGCAGCCAGTCGATAAAGGTTCGCGCCGCCTCGACGTTGTCGCTCCCCGCCAAGATCCCCGCCGCTTCGATCTGTTCAAACACGCACCCCTCGCAGAAGAGGTTGGCGGTCGGCGCGGCGTCCAGCGCCTCCTCGGCAAAGACCACCTCGGCCGCGGGTGACGAGGCGTACGAGAGCACGATCGGCCGGTCGCCGCCGTAGCGGGTGAACGCGGTGTAGTAGGCGTCCGTCCACCCGTCGGTGACCTGCAGGCCGTTGTCGCGCAAGGCCGCCCAGTACGCCAGCCAACCGTCGCCGAACTTGGCGATAGTGGTGAGCATAAAGGCGAGCCCGGGGGAGCTGCTCGCGGGGTTTTGCACCACGGTGAGGTCTCTGTAGGCGGGCTCGGTGAGCGCCTCGAGGCTCGTGGGCGGCTCGAGCCCCTCGGCTTCAAACCACGCCACGTCGTAGTTGAAGTTGACGTAACCGACGTCGACGGGCGTCACCAGCTCGGAGAAGCGGTAGCGCTCGGGGACGCGCGCTAGCTGCGGGCTCGTGTACGGCTCGAAAAGGTCCGCTTGCGCCGCGCGCGCAATCAGGCTGTTGTCCACACCGAAGAGGACGTCGGCGAGCGGGTTCGCGCGGGTCAGGATGGCGCGGTTGACGGTCTCCCCCGCGTCGCCCCCCTGGATAAAGGTGACCTCAATACCGGTCTCCTCGGTAAAAGCCGCCACGAGCTCCTCGGAGAGGCTAAACGAGCTGTGGGTCAGCACCTCGAGGGTCTGCGCGGCGGCCGGAACGAACGCGCCCCCCAACGCCGCGCCGCCCAACGCCAGAAGCCACACATGAAGAGCTTGAAACATAAAAAATCCTTTCCGTCACCAGAAAGGAGGGCGCAGGACCCGCGCGCAGGCTGCGGCGTCCCCGACGTCACGCTCCCTCCGCCGGTCTTAACCGGATCAGGTTCGTAAGGGTATGGTCTCAGCCGCCGTGGCCTTCTTCGGCAGCACCCCTGGTGACAAGACGACGCTACCCCGCCGCTTCGGGGGTGTCAAGCGGCGAGGCGACGAGGCGCGTTAGAAATTAAACCCCAAGCGGAAGCCGAACACCCCCGTGGGGTGCGTCGGCGAAAAGCCGTAGTCGAGGCGCAGCGGGGGGATGGCAAGGCCGCCGCCGAAGCCGATGTTGATCTGCAACCCCACGCCGGCGCTCGGCAGCAGCGCGGCGTCGACGCTCGAGGCGTACCCGAGGTCGACGAACGCGAGCCCCACGACCGTCTGCGTCACGGCGGTCGCGAGCCCGAAGTCGTAGCGGTACTCGGCGGTCGCCGTGGCGTAGGTCTGCGCCGGGTTGATGTCCTCGCGGCGGTAGCCGCGGATCAGGGTCGCTTCGTTGTTGGTGTCGCCGACGATAAACAGCCGGCTCTCGGGGTAGTCGGCGCCGAACTGGTGGCCGACGTTGGCGCGAAACGCGAAGACGTGGTTGCGGTCGCTAAAGGGGGTGAGGTAGGTGCGGCCGCCGAGCTCGAGCTGCTGGTAGGTGTAGCCCTGCTGGACGCCGGCGACGCTAAAGTCGTTGCCGAAGCCTACCCCGCCGCCGACGGTGACCCGGTAGCCCTCGCGGGCAAACTCGGGGTTGTCGCGGGTGTCGTAGGCGAGGGTCGAACCGATAAAGCTCGAGAAGCCCGACTGCGGGACGAAAGCCCGCGCCTGCGCGACGGGTAGCGCGCAGGTGTCGGTGATCGCCCCCGGCGCGCAGACCTCAGCGGGAGGCTCGAGCGCGTAGTCGCTGCGGGTAAAACGCGCGGTGAGACCCGCCGAGAGGTTGGGGATCACCGGCCGCCCGACGCCGAAGCGGAAACCGCTGTCACGCTGGGTGTACTCGCCGATCAGCACGCGCTCCTCGTCGGGGCACTCGCCGCCACCCAAACAGACGCGGCGCCCCCCCTCGAAGGTGAGCGGTTGGTTCGAGACCACCTCGCTAAAGACCTCGCCGCTCAGCTCGGTCGCAACCTCCTGGAAGTCCAGGAAGTCGAGGTAGAGCCACGGGATGGTGTAGGCGAGGCTGCCCCCGACCAAAAAGCCGATGTCCGAGGTTCGCGCGCTGATCGAGGCGCTCGCGCGGTGCGCCTCGCCGAAGAGGTTGGTGTCGCTCACCGACAGGTCGGTGCCAAACGCGATGCCCCCTTCCGTGGTGAGCTCCGCCGACGGGCGCAGGGTGCGCGAGGGCAGTTCGCGCGCGGCGAAGCGGAGCACCTGCTCGCTCGGGTCCTCCGTCGGGATCAACCCGACCTGCGTGGGCTGCACGATCTGCAGCCGGCTGATCTGCAGCACGGCGCGCTGCACCGCGTTCTGGTTGTAGACGCTGCCGACTGGGGGCAAGTAGCGGGTGATAACCGCGGGGTTGGTGCGCGGCGCGTCGGCAAGGAGGTCAACCTCGTACCCCGCGATCCGCACCTCCCGCAACCGCTGCACGTAGGTACCGTCTAGAAAGTTAAAGTTCGGTTCGGGGACGAGCAGGTACCCGGCGGCGGCGTAGCGTTCGCTGAGGCGCGCGAAGTCCTCTTGCGCCAGCGCCGAGGTAAAGGTGTCGCCGACGCCGAGCGCCAACACCTCGAGGAGCTCCTCGTCGGTCAGGGCGGTGTTCCCCTCGATACGCACCGCGGTGATCGGGCCGGCCGTACCGGGCGGCTCCGAGGTAAAGACCACCCGCACCCCCCCCTCCGGCGTCGTCTGGGTCTCCAAGCGGATGTCGCGGTCGCCCCCCTCGGCGAGGCGGCGTACGTCGGCGAGGAGCGCGTCGTAGTTGAAGAGGTCGCCGGGTTGCAGCGACAGCTCCGCGGGGTCGACCCCGATAGCGGTGGTGTCGAGGCTGAGGATAGAGAGCTCGACGAGCTGCACGCGCAGCGTCCCGCCGACGAGCTCGCTGCGCTGCGCGTCGACCCCGCTGCCGCGAAACCCGCGCGCTTCGTAGGCGTCTGCGACGCGCCCAACCGCCGCGGTGTAGGCCTGCAAATTGAAGGCGTCGGCGCCCACGAGCGGCCGGAAGAGGTCGCGCAGCTCGCTCTCGCCCAGCACCGTCGCGCCCGCAAAGGTGAGGGTGTCCAGGGGTGGCGATTCGTCGACGGTGTAGATGAGGCGCAGCGCCTCGGCCTCGGCGAAGTCGACGCTCGCCGGGGGCGCTTCTGCCTCCTCGTCCTCGTCGGTGGGGGGCGCCTCGCCGGGCGTCATCGGGAGCACCGACAGCGTCACCGGGATCGTCCCCGGAAAACCGACCGCCTGCTGGTAGATCGCCTGCAGGGTCCCGACGGCCTCCTGCGCGCGGGCGCTGTTAAAGGGGCTGCCGACTTCGATCAGGTTTTCCTGCTGCAGCGCCGCCAAGACCGCCTCGGTGCTAAGCTGCGAGCCGCGCAGCTCGACCGCCCCGATGGGCGGGTTTTCGCGCACCCGCACGACCATCACGGGGCCAGCCGCGGACGCCTCGAGGCTGACGCTCACCTCCGAAAAGGTGCCCAGGTTGTAGACGCGGTTGCGCTCGGCCTCGAGGTTGATGCTCTCGACGGGGGTACCGGGGCGCGCCACGAGCCGCACCCGTACCAGGCTCTCCGTGGTGGGGCTGCTGACCCCTTCGATGCGGACCTCGGCGAGATCGCCGGCGATCTCGGCGGTTTGCGGCGCAGCGGGGGCGCTCTGGCCCCACGCCGCGGGGAGCAGAAGGCACGTCAAGAGGAGAAGGTGAAAAGCCCTAGGCATGGCGCCCAGTTTAACCTTGCAGGGGGTGAGAACTCCCCGGAGCGCGTGAACATCCGGTCACCTCGAGGACGCCGCGGCGGATGAGGCGCGCGCGCCCTCCCCTAGCGCTGCCCGAGCGCTCAGCCGACCGGCCCGCCACATTGCTATGATGCACCCCATGCCCCTTTCAGAAGCCCCTCCCCTACAAAGGACGCTGCACGACGCGGTAGACGCCGTGCGCGCCCACACCGACTTCGCCCCCGAGATCGCCCTGATCCTCGGGTCGGGCCTCGGGCCGCTCGCCGACGAGATCGCCGCGCAAGCCACCCTCCCCTACCGCGAGATCCCCGGCTTCGCACCGAGCACCGCCCCCGGCCACGCCGGAGAACTCATCCTCGGAACGCTCGCGGGCCGCGACGTCGTCGCCATGAAGGGGCGGCTGCACGTCTACGAGGGGATCACGGCGGCCCAAGCGGCCTTCCCGGTACGCCTCATGCACGCCCTCGGCGCCCGCAGCCTCGTGGTCAGCAACGCCTGCGGCGGCCTCAACCCCCACTTCCGCGCGGGCGAGATCATGCTGCAGCTCGACTTCATCAACTTTACGGGTACAAACGCCCTTATCGGCCCCAACGACGAGGCGCTCGGCCCCCGCTTCCCCGTCGCCTTCGACGCCTACGACCCCGAATACCTCGAGACCGCCCGCGCGGTCGCGCGCCGCGAAGATATCCGCCTGTGCGAGGGGGTCTATCTGGCGATCAGCGGCCCGAGCTACGCCAGCCGCGCCGAGCTGCGCATGTTCCGCGGCTTCGGCGCCGACGCCATCGGGATGTCGACCGTCCACGAGGTGCTCGTCGCGCGCCATCAAGGGCTGCGCGTGTTGGGGCTCTCGGTGGTGACCGACATGGCGCTCCCCGACGGGGAACGCCACGCCGACGAGGGGGACGTGCTCGAGACCGCCGCGCGGACCGGCCCCACCTTTCGGCGCTTGGTCAAGGCGCTCTTACCGCACCTTTAGCTGCCGCTTACCCGCATGAGTGCGCTAGACGCCGTCAAGACGCGCCTCGAGCGCGCCTGCGCGCGCGCAGGGCGCGACCCCCGGGCCGTGACGCTGGTCGCCGTCACCAAAGGGCGCAGCGCCGAGGAGGTCGAGGCGCAGCTTTTGGGGCGCGGCCACCTCACGCTGGGCGAGAGCCGCGTCCAGGAGTGGCGCAGCAAAGCCGCGCGGCTTGCCGAGCGGGGCTGGGCGCCCGAATGGCACTTTATCGGCAACCTGCAGACGAACAAGGTCAAGTACTGCGCGCCCTTTTACGCGCTGCACTCGCTCAACTCGAGGCGTCTTGCCGAGGCGCTCGAGGCTTTCGGCGCGAGGCGCGCGCACCGCTTTCGGGTCTTTGTCGAGGTCAACGTCGCGGGCGAGGCGAGCAAGCAGGGCGTACCCCTGGCCGAAGCCGAGGCGCTCGTGCGCTACGCGCAAGGGTTGCCGCACCTCGAGGTCTTGGGGCTCATGACCATCGCCCCCTATAGCCACGACCCGGAGGCGGTGAGACCGGTGTTCCGGGCGCTCCGCGAGCTGCGTGATAGACTCGCGCTAGAGGCGCTCTCGATGGGGATGAGCGGCGACTTCGAGGTCGCCATCGAGGAGGGGGCGACGCACGTGCGCGTAGGTTCGGCGCTGTTTACGCCCGACACCGCGACCCTTCCGGAGCCCCCCGCCGGACCGCGTGACAGGAAAGGGACCGCGTGAAACTCAGCCCACTCGACATCCAGCACCAGGAGTTTGCAACCGCCCTCAACGGTTTTAACAAGGCGCAGGTGCGCGACTTTCTGGAGCAGGCCGCCGAGGCTCTAGAGGCGCTCGCCCGCGAAAACCAGGCGCTCAAAGACGAACTCGTCAAACGCGACGCGTTAATTAGCGAGCTGCGCGCCGGCGAGAGCGAGCTGCGCCGCGCGGTCGTCTCGGCCGAACGCCTCGGCAGCGAGATGAAAGAGCGGGCACAGCGCGAAGCCGAGCTGATCATCCAAGAGGCCAAGGCCGAGCGCGCCGCCCTGCTGCGCGAAGCCGAAGCCGAGCTGCGCGAGCTTAAAGCCGAGTTCGCCCGCACCGAACGCGAGCACCGGCTCTTTAGCGAGCAGTTTCGCGGCATGCTGCGCGCTTATGAGCGCAGCTTAGACAGCGTGAGCCGTACGCCGGGGGTGCCGGTCATCCGCGACGAGTAGCCTAGGCGTTCACCAGAGCGGGGACGGCGCGACGGCCGTCCCCGAACGGTTGCGAGCACGGGTATCGCTGCTAGAAGCCCTCGGCGATCTCCTCGAGGGTGTCCGTGTCGAGCAAGACGATCGAGCGGTAGCCCGACTCGATGAGCCCCTCGCTGCGCAGCTCGGTGATGATCTTCGAGACGCTTTCACGCGTGCTCGCGGTGCCCTCGGCGATGAGCTCGTGCGTCGCCGAGACGACGATGCGTCCCTCGTCGTTGCGGGTCGCGAGCGGCGTCTCCGAGAGGCTCATGAGGTAGCGCGCGACGCGCTGGCGCAGGTCACCCGTCTGGAGGTGATACTCGTAGTCCATGAGGCGCTGCATCTGGCGCGACAGCGACTGCGTGATGGTCATGAGGTCGCTGTGGTTGATCAGCTGCGGGTCGATCGCTTCGACCTGCGCGTTGGTGAGCGCTTCGGCCATCTCCTCACGGCGGGCGTCCATAAAGGCTTCTTCGCCGAAGAAGTCACCGGGCATCACGTGGCGCACGGTCAGGATGCGCCCCTCGGGGGTCATCCGGGTAATGCGGATCAGGCCGTCGCGGACGCGAAACACCGACTGAGCGGGGTCACCGTTGTGATAAAGCGTCTGCTTCCGTTGAAAGCGCAGCATCTGGCTGGGCGCCTCGATAGGGACGTCGGTTTGTTTGGCAGCGTCGTTCATCGTGCTATTCATGATGCCTCCCGTAACGTGTGAGGGCTTGAAGCGGACCGTATCGGCAGATGGTGTCAGCGTGTCTAGCGCGGCGTCTATGCGCGTCGTACGTTGTTGAGGTCGTTAAACCGTCACACCCTCGTGCCCCCTTTCGCTGCCACCCCGGCACGGAAAGTAGCGGGGGCAACGCGCAGCGTAGCGAGCGCTCACGCGCGCATCACCCCCTTTTCAAGGACGAGGTCGTTAAAGCGTTCGACCGCCAAAGCCCCCTCTTCGGCGAGGAAGGTGCCGCCCAAGCTCTGCGCGAGCTCCGGCTGGCGGTTGAAAAAGCCGCCGCCGAAAGCGAGCACGGGGGCGATCCCTTGAAGGTAGCGGCGCCCCGCTTGCAGCTGCCGAAAGGCCTCGGGGGAGGAGGCCGAGATCATGACGCCTACGGGAGCGAGCTCGTCGGCCATCTCGCGCAGCTCTTTAAGCGGCGTGTTGGCCCCGACGTAGAGGACGCGGTAACCCGCGCGGCGCAAAAGCACCGCGAGGCAGAGCGCGCCGAGTTCGTGCTGCTCCGACGGGGCGCAGGCAATGATGACCATGGGCGCCCGTTTGGGGTTGCCCATCACGCTTAGCAGCGCCCGCAGACGCCCGTGGAGGTACGCGCTCGCGAAGTGCTCGGTCGTCGTCGACACCGCGCCGCGGTGCCACAGGGTCCCGATCTCGACCATCGTCTTGCGCACGAGCTCGAGCACCGTCTCAACCGGGTGCAGCGCGTGCGCTTCGCCGAGCAGCCTTTCGGCGGCGGCTTCGTCGAGCTGGACAAGCGCCCCGACGAGCCCCGCTTGCAGTTCGCTGAGCGTGCTCGGCCGCGCGGGGGCGGGCTCGAGCTGGCGCACGAGCTCGGCGGCGCGCGAAGCGGGCACCCCCTCGGCGATAAAGCGCTTCATCGCCTCGATAAGGCGCACGTCCTCGTCGCAGTAGAGCCGGTACCCCGAAGTCGAGCGTTCGGGTTTAGGGAAGCCGTAGCGCCGCTCCCACTGGCGCAGCGTGCTGCCCGACACCTTCGTACGTTCCTCGACTTCGTTGACGGTGTAACGACCCCTACTCACACGCACCTCTCTCGCGATGGCCTCTCCACAGCGAGGTCTGTACAACCTCTGAACAAGCGTAGGGCAAGTATAGCACCACCTTGTACAATGTCAATACTGACAAATGTACCTAAGGGGTGGACTCAGGGACGCAAAAATGACCTTTTTGCTCGACTAACCTTGCACGTGAGCTGTGGAAGCTTTGTCCATAAGAATTGTGAGCTGCGTAGGATTGTACCCGAGCTTGTACAAGGTTGTGTACGAGGTTGTGTACTGTCGCGCAGCGCCTAGCGTAGCGGGCCCCCCTCCGCGGCGCCGCCACGGTGCGGCGCGGTAGACTCGTGCCGATGACGCTGACCGATTTCCCCCACCACCCCCCTGCGAAGGCGCCGCGCAAAGCGGTGCTCATCTACACCGACGGCTCGTGCGACACCGCCTCGCGGCGGGGCGGCTGGAGCTATCTGCTCGTCTACGGCGAGCACCGCAAGACCGCCTCGGGGTCTGCGAGCGACACGACAAACAACCGTATGGAGCTGACCGCCGCGGTCGAAGCGCTCTCGGCGCTGACCGAACCCTGCGCCGTGACCCTGGTGACCGACTCGCAGTACCTCAAAAAGGCCTTTAGCGAGGGGTGGCTGCGCAGCTGGCAGCGCAACGGCTGGCGCACGGCGGGAAAGCAGCCGGTCAAAAATCGCGACCTCTGGGAGCGGCTGCTGGAACTCACCGCGCGCCACCAACTCACCTGGCGCTGGACCAGGGGGCACGCGGGAGACCCCGAAAACGAGCTCGTCGACCGCCTAGCGC
This window contains:
- a CDS encoding GDP-mannose 4,6-dehydratase, with the translated sequence MKIFVTGAAGFIGSHLAEALAKRGDTVIGVDNFNDYYDPGRKRRNAAAVTAHPGVTLLEADIRDRERMFALFEEHAFDAVAHIAAMAGVRNSVANPALYMDVNLVATQGLMDAARTFGVQNFVFASTSSIYGDTPDIPFRESDPCVRPPQPYAAAKRAAELLGYTYHQLYGLPFTATRFFTVYGPRGRPDMMPGLLAESLFYGRTIPLYEGDMRRDWTYVDDIVAGVVLALDKPLGYEILNLGRGAPQPLAAFIREMERVAGRRAKLEPKPKLPADVYVTYADISKARKLLGFEPKVSIPEGVERFWRWFEAEQRDLVGA
- a CDS encoding thiamine ABC transporter substrate-binding protein; protein product: MFQALHVWLLALGGAALGGAFVPAAAQTLEVLTHSSFSLSEELVAAFTEETGIEVTFIQGGDAGETVNRAILTRANPLADVLFGVDNSLIARAAQADLFEPYTSPQLARVPERYRFSELVTPVDVGYVNFNYDVAWFEAEGLEPPTSLEALTEPAYRDLTVVQNPASSSPGLAFMLTTIAKFGDGWLAYWAALRDNGLQVTDGWTDAYYTAFTRYGGDRPIVLSYASSPAAEVVFAEEALDAAPTANLFCEGCVFEQIEAAGILAGSDNVEAARTFIDWLLSREVQEDIPLNMFVYPVSEDAEVPEVFREHGGLPEPEHVAEIAFDEVAANLDAWLEAWTRVVQQGQDPGAVR
- a CDS encoding DivIVA domain-containing protein; its protein translation is MKLSPLDIQHQEFATALNGFNKAQVRDFLEQAAEALEALARENQALKDELVKRDALISELRAGESELRRAVVSAERLGSEMKERAQREAELIIQEAKAERAALLREAEAELRELKAEFARTEREHRLFSEQFRGMLRAYERSLDSVSRTPGVPVIRDE
- a CDS encoding purine-nucleoside phosphorylase, coding for MPLSEAPPLQRTLHDAVDAVRAHTDFAPEIALILGSGLGPLADEIAAQATLPYREIPGFAPSTAPGHAGELILGTLAGRDVVAMKGRLHVYEGITAAQAAFPVRLMHALGARSLVVSNACGGLNPHFRAGEIMLQLDFINFTGTNALIGPNDEALGPRFPVAFDAYDPEYLETARAVARREDIRLCEGVYLAISGPSYASRAELRMFRGFGADAIGMSTVHEVLVARHQGLRVLGLSVVTDMALPDGERHADEGDVLETAARTGPTFRRLVKALLPHL
- a CDS encoding BamA/OMP85 family outer membrane protein, with amino-acid sequence MPRAFHLLLLTCLLLPAAWGQSAPAAPQTAEIAGDLAEVRIEGVSSPTTESLVRVRLVARPGTPVESINLEAERNRVYNLGTFSEVSVSLEASAAGPVMVVRVRENPPIGAVELRGSQLSTEAVLAALQQENLIEVGSPFNSARAQEAVGTLQAIYQQAVGFPGTIPVTLSVLPMTPGEAPPTDEDEEAEAPPASVDFAEAEALRLIYTVDESPPLDTLTFAGATVLGESELRDLFRPLVGADAFNLQAYTAAVGRVADAYEARGFRGSGVDAQRSELVGGTLRVQLVELSILSLDTTAIGVDPAELSLQPGDLFNYDALLADVRRLAEGGDRDIRLETQTTPEGGVRVVFTSEPPGTAGPITAVRIEGNTALTDEELLEVLALGVGDTFTSALAQEDFARLSERYAAAGYLLVPEPNFNFLDGTYVQRLREVRIAGYEVDLLADAPRTNPAVITRYLPPVGSVYNQNAVQRAVLQISRLQIVQPTQVGLIPTEDPSEQVLRFAARELPSRTLRPSAELTTEGGIAFGTDLSVSDTNLFGEAHRASASISARTSDIGFLVGGSLAYTIPWLYLDFLDFQEVATELSGEVFSEVVSNQPLTFEGGRRVCLGGGECPDEERVLIGEYTQRDSGFRFGVGRPVIPNLSAGLTARFTRSDYALEPPAEVCAPGAITDTCALPVAQARAFVPQSGFSSFIGSTLAYDTRDNPEFAREGYRVTVGGGVGFGNDFSVAGVQQGYTYQQLELGGRTYLTPFSDRNHVFAFRANVGHQFGADYPESRLFIVGDTNNEATLIRGYRREDINPAQTYATATAEYRYDFGLATAVTQTVVGLAFVDLGYASSVDAALLPSAGVGLQINIGFGGGLAIPPLRLDYGFSPTHPTGVFGFRLGFNF
- the rnhA gene encoding ribonuclease HI, which translates into the protein MTLTDFPHHPPAKAPRKAVLIYTDGSCDTASRRGGWSYLLVYGEHRKTASGSASDTTNNRMELTAAVEALSALTEPCAVTLVTDSQYLKKAFSEGWLRSWQRNGWRTAGKQPVKNRDLWERLLELTARHQLTWRWTRGHAGDPENELVDRLALQARQRGR
- a CDS encoding type II toxin-antitoxin system RelE family toxin → MRTAYARSFIKDLKKLEGTDAYSRIHTLAFETVPQARTLGEVANLKKLTGYRDAYRIKLGEYRLGLTLEGETVVFRRVLHRKDIYRYFP
- a CDS encoding MerR family transcriptional regulator produces the protein MSRGRYTVNEVEERTKVSGSTLRQWERRYGFPKPERSTSGYRLYCDEDVRLIEAMKRFIAEGVPASRAAELVRQLEPAPARPSTLSELQAGLVGALVQLDEAAAERLLGEAHALHPVETVLELVRKTMVEIGTLWHRGAVSTTTEHFASAYLHGRLRALLSVMGNPKRAPMVIIACAPSEQHELGALCLAVLLRRAGYRVLYVGANTPLKELREMADELAPVGVMISASSPEAFRQLQAGRRYLQGIAPVLAFGGGFFNRQPELAQSLGGTFLAEEGALAVERFNDLVLEKGVMRA
- a CDS encoding YggS family pyridoxal phosphate-dependent enzyme, with the protein product MSALDAVKTRLERACARAGRDPRAVTLVAVTKGRSAEEVEAQLLGRGHLTLGESRVQEWRSKAARLAERGWAPEWHFIGNLQTNKVKYCAPFYALHSLNSRRLAEALEAFGARRAHRFRVFVEVNVAGEASKQGVPLAEAEALVRYAQGLPHLEVLGLMTIAPYSHDPEAVRPVFRALRELRDRLALEALSMGMSGDFEVAIEEGATHVRVGSALFTPDTATLPEPPAGPRDRKGTA
- a CDS encoding NUDIX domain-containing protein, which produces MRSSAKAERRRLLGGARRGYRPGETPTQAAFREVFEETGLLTVPTPVVAVLGSQARTYPDVIEPTTILFESTVVGGTLESHDG
- a CDS encoding helix-turn-helix domain-containing protein — protein: MNSTMNDAAKQTDVPIEAPSQMLRFQRKQTLYHNGDPAQSVFRVRDGLIRITRMTPEGRILTVRHVMPGDFFGEEAFMDARREEMAEALTNAQVEAIDPQLINHSDLMTITQSLSRQMQRLMDYEYHLQTGDLRQRVARYLMSLSETPLATRNDEGRIVVSATHELIAEGTASTRESVSKIITELRSEGLIESGYRSIVLLDTDTLEEIAEGF